One Silene latifolia isolate original U9 population chromosome 4, ASM4854445v1, whole genome shotgun sequence DNA segment encodes these proteins:
- the LOC141651731 gene encoding uncharacterized protein LOC141651731: MSDNYKDWPLKMPFVLWGYRTSIRIASEATPYYLVYGMEAVQPIVLDVPSLRILLESQVPEADWVQARYDSLDLLDERRLNALYQVQLYQKRIERAFINKKVKPRKIKEGDLVLKSVRALLPVDPRGKFKPNWAGPYLVTRILIGGAVPLTDLDGNDFSNPTNLDQLKKYYP, translated from the coding sequence ATGTCTGATAACTATAAAGATTGGCCATTGAAGATGCCCTTTGTCTTGTGGGGATATAGAACTTCAATCAGAATAGCCTCGGAGGCAACCCCGTACTACTTGGTTTATGgaatggaggcagttcaaccCATAGTACTAGACGTACCATCCCTAAGGATATTACTTGAGAGCCAAGTTCCTGAAGCAGATTGGGTCCAAGCTAGATATGACTCTTTGGATTTACTGGATGAACGACGCTTGAACGCGTTGTATCaggttcaactctatcagaaaaggatagaaAGGGCTTTTATTAATAAGAAGGTGAAACCTAGAaaaatcaaagaaggagatttggtgttGAAATCGGTTCGTGCACTACTGCCAGTCGACCCGAGGGGTAAATTTAAGCCAAATTGGGCAGGCCCGTATTTGGTGACAAGAATTCTGATAGGAGGAGCGGTTCCGCTGACTgatctagatggaaacgactttTCGAATCCTACAAATCTAGACCAGTTGAAAAAATACTATCCCTAA
- the LOC141651730 gene encoding uncharacterized protein LOC141651730, which translates to MGYGVGILLISPKGEHVPVSIKLDFLATNNVVEYEACLLGLRSAISLNKKKLQVHGDSSLVINQITGSWKIKSNSLAPYQAKIEKLDKYFEEIHYVHLPREENQFADALSKLAALVNIPDHIDRMPLCVERRSAPLYINEINGTEEDEIESWYTSILKFKDTGEYPDNLDARGKRELRMLSTQFVEANGGQLYKKTVQGVLLRCIDQKTADKVMEQVHDGECGPHMNANMLTRKIMRLGYY; encoded by the coding sequence ATGGGATATGGGGTCGGAATCCTCCTCATTTCACCAAAGGGAGAACATGTACCTGTATCCATCAAATTAGATTTCCTCGCCACCAATAATGTTGTTGAGTACGAAGCGTGCCTACTGGGTTTGCGCAGTGCTATCAGTCTAAATAAAAAGAAGTTACAGGTACATGGTGACTCATCTTTGGTCATTAACCAAATAACAGGGTCGTGGAAAATCAAAAGTAATAGTCTGGCACCTTACCAGGCTAAGATAGAGAAATTGGACAAGTATTTCGAGGAAATACACTATGTCCATTTACccagagaagagaatcaattcgcTGACGCTCTGTCTAAGTTGGCAGCCTTGGTTAACATCCCAGATCATATAGACAGGATGCCactatgtgtcgaacgaaggtcGGCACCATTATACATAAATGAGATTAATGGCACTGAGGAAGATGAGATCGAATCTTGGTACACATCAATTTTGAAATTCAAAGACACGGGAGAATACCCTGACAACCTCGATGCTCGGGGAAAGCGAGAATTACGGATGCTCTCGACCCAGTTCGTCGAGGCTAATGGAGGGCAACTATATAAAAAGACCGTGCAAGGTGTCTTATTGCGATGTATTGATCAAAAGACAGCCGACAAAGTCATGGAGCAGGTTCATGACGGGGAATGTGGACCCCACATGAATGCTAACATGTTGACTCGTAAGATCATGAGACTTGGTTATTACTGA